A window from Heteronotia binoei isolate CCM8104 ecotype False Entrance Well chromosome 15, APGP_CSIRO_Hbin_v1, whole genome shotgun sequence encodes these proteins:
- the METTL3 gene encoding N6-adenosine-methyltransferase catalytic subunit codes for MSDTWSSIQAHKKQLDSLRERLQRRRKQEPLDLRNPELALSPPFRSDSPVPSSATPSTATEPGDLGTDPELEKKLLHHLSDLGLALPTDALSICHALSTPDAPATQRSVESLLQKFAAQELIEVKRGLLQEEDQPMLVTYADHSKLSAMMGAVAEKKDPAEGIGTRGAKRRAEQEAGTPISAQGAAPSALASSELLKEPPKKSRKQASDLDLEIESLLSQQSTKEQQSKKVSQEILELLNTTTAKEQSIVEKFRSRGRAQVQEFCDYGTKEECMKANDAERPCRKLHFRRIINKHTDESLGDCSFLNTCFHMDTCKYVHYEIDACTDLDAPSGRELSSGQELALPQGVGRDPSVDRLFPPQWICCDIRYLDVSILGKFAVVMADPPWDIHMELPYGTLTDDEMRRLNIPVLQDEGFLFLWVTGRAMELGRECLNLWGYERVDEIIWVKTNQLQRIIRTGRTGHWLNHGKEHCLVGVKGNPQGFNRGLDCDVIVAEVRSTSHKPDEIYGMIERLSPGTRKIELFGRPHNVQPNWITLGNQLDGIHLLDPDVVAQFKQRYPDGIISKPKNM; via the exons ATGTCGGACACATGGAGCTCGATCCAGGCTCACAAGAAGCAGCTCGACTCGCTGCGGGAGCGCCTGCAGCGGCGGCGAAAGCAGGAGCCTCTGG atctcagaaacccGGAGTTGGCgctttcccctcccttccggagCGACAGCCCGGTGCCTTCTTCGGCCACACCCAGCACCGCCACTGAGCCGGGGGACTTGGGGACCGACCCAGAGCTCGAGAAAAAGCTTCTCCACCACCTCTCGGACCTGGGACTGGCGCTGCCCACGGATGCCTTGTCCATCTGCCACGCCCTCTCCACG CCCGATGCCCCCGCCACGCAGCGGAGTGTGGAGAGCCTCCTGCAGAAATTCGCAGCCCAGGAACTCATCGAGGTGAAGCGGGGCCTCCTCCAGGAAGAAGACCAGCCCATGCTGGTCACTTACGCCGACCACTCCAAGCTCTCCGCCATGATGGGGGCCGTGGCCGAGAAGAAGGACCCGGCAGAAGGCATCGGGACCAGAGGGGCAAAACGGCGAGCAGAGCAGGAGGCCGGAACTCCCATCTCCGCGCAAGGGGCGGCCCCCTCAGCCTTGGCGTCTTCGGAGCTGCTCAAGGAGCCCCCCAAGAAATCCCGCAAGCAGGCCTCGGACCTGGACCTGGAGATCGAGAGCTTGCTGAGCCAGCAGTCCACAAAGGAGCAGCAGAGCAAGAAG gtGAGTCAGGAGATCCTGGAACTGCTCAACACCACCACAGCCAAGGAGCAGTCCATCGTGGAGAAGTTCCGCTCGCGGGGCCGCGCACAGGTGCAGGAGTTCTGCGACTACGGCACCAAGGAAGAGTGCATGAAAGCCAACGACGCCGAGCGGCCCTGCCGTAAGCTGCATTTCCG CCGCATCATCAACAAGCACACCGACGAGTCTCTGGGCGACTGCTCTTTCCTCAACACGTGCTTCCACATGGACACCTGCAAATACGTGCACTACGAGATCGACGCCTGCACCGACCTGGACGCCCCCAGCGGGCGGGAGCTCAGCTCGGGCCAGGAGCTGGCCCTCCCCCAGGGCGTGGGGAGGGACCCCAGCGTGGACCGCCTCTTCCCCCCACAG TGGATTTGCTGCGACATTCGCTACCTGGATGTCAGCATCTTGGGCAAATTTGCCGTGGTGATGGCCGATCCGCCGTGGGACATCCACATGGAGCTGCCCTACGGGACACTGACAGACGACGAGATGAGGCGTCTCAACATCCCTGTGCTGCAGGACGAGGGCTTCCTCTTCCTCTGGGTCACTGGCCG GGCCATGGAGTTGGGCCGAGAGTGTCTCAACCTGTGGGG GTACGAACGGGTGGATGAGATCATTTGGGTGAAAACGAACCAGCTGCAACGCATCATCCGGACGGGGCGCACGGGCCACTGGTTGAACCACGGCAAGGAGCACTGCTTG GTCGGGGTGAAAGGGAACCCCCAGGGCTTCAACCGAGGCCTGGACTGCGACGTCATCGTGGCGGAG GTTCGCTCCACCAGCCACAAGCCGGACGAGATCTACGGCATGATTGAGCGCCTCTCGCCCGGGACGCGCAAGATCGAGCTCTTTGGACGGCCCCACAACGTCCAGCCCAATTG GATCACCCTTGGCAACCAGCTGGACGGAATTCACCTGCTGGACCCTGATGTGGTGGCTCAATTCAAGCAACGCTACCCAGACGGCATCATCTCAAAGCCCAAAAACATGTAG